In Microcoleus sp. bin38.metabat.b11b12b14.051, a single genomic region encodes these proteins:
- a CDS encoding DnaJ C-terminal domain-containing protein: MENFRNYYQILGVPRDATADEIKKAYRRLARQLHPDVNPGDKSAEDNFKDINEAYDILSDIEKRAQYDQFSKFWKQKGFQGKQGVKIPNFKTWGNNKTSRRKSSEDIDFSDYSDFNKFLDQVLGRRREVRMATENDAPRVPDSEPWSTASKKTSYVANSREDRREDRRDLDDREIRRETREIDDREIRQDIDARLTLPLERAYSGGTERIRLDDGRWIEVNMPAAMVSGQRIRLRNQGIGGGDLYLKITVSPHPFFRLEMSDICCELPLTPCEAVLGGDIEVPTLDGLVKMKLPPGVTSGKRLRMANKGYPTGNGDRGDQLVEIQVLIPKEISDEERELYEKLRQIETFKPRQDLSV, from the coding sequence ATGGAAAACTTTCGTAATTACTATCAAATACTGGGAGTACCCAGAGACGCTACGGCTGATGAAATCAAGAAAGCCTATCGAAGGCTAGCGAGACAGTTGCACCCCGATGTAAATCCGGGCGACAAATCTGCCGAAGATAACTTTAAAGATATTAATGAAGCTTACGATATTCTTTCCGACATCGAAAAGCGCGCTCAATACGACCAATTTAGTAAATTCTGGAAACAAAAAGGATTTCAAGGCAAACAAGGCGTCAAAATCCCTAATTTTAAGACTTGGGGAAACAACAAAACTAGCCGCCGTAAATCATCGGAAGACATCGATTTTAGCGATTACTCAGATTTTAATAAATTTCTCGACCAAGTGCTGGGAAGACGCCGGGAAGTGAGGATGGCGACAGAGAATGATGCACCGCGAGTTCCTGATTCGGAACCGTGGAGTACGGCTTCTAAGAAAACGAGTTATGTTGCTAATTCTCGCGAAGATCGGAGAGAAGATCGGAGGGATTTGGACGATCGCGAAATTCGACGCGAAACCAGAGAAATTGACGATCGCGAAATCAGACAAGACATTGACGCGAGGCTGACTCTGCCTTTGGAAAGGGCTTATTCCGGCGGTACCGAGCGCATCCGGTTAGATGACGGGCGGTGGATCGAGGTAAATATGCCCGCCGCGATGGTATCGGGCCAGCGAATTCGCCTGCGAAATCAAGGTATTGGCGGCGGCGATTTGTACTTAAAAATCACCGTTTCTCCCCATCCTTTTTTCCGCTTGGAAATGTCGGATATTTGCTGCGAATTGCCTCTGACGCCCTGCGAAGCGGTGCTGGGGGGGGATATTGAAGTGCCGACTCTAGACGGCTTGGTGAAGATGAAACTCCCACCTGGAGTCACGTCTGGGAAGCGGTTGCGGATGGCGAATAAGGGATATCCGACGGGAAATGGCGATCGGGGCGATCAGCTAGTAGAAATTCAGGTGTTAATTCCCAAGGAAATTAGCGACGAAGAACGGGAATTGTACGAGAAGTTGCGGCAAATTGAGACTTTCAAACCGCGTCAAGATTTGTCGGTTTAA
- a CDS encoding helicase-related protein — MPRIFDNIELPLLPALRETIKLSYRADFCVGYFNLRGWRKISESIQAYMGNQGACCRLLVGMQRLPSDELNASFSLRSHHSGIDNSEINLLKKRIAEEFRQQLTIGAPNDADEKGLQQLSYQIKSGKVIVKLFLAYPLHAKLYLVHRHDPNSPIVGFLGSSNLTLSGLSKQGELNIDILDNDACNKLQKWFDNRWEEYGCIDISKELAEIIDRSWARTETIPPYHIYLNIVYHLSREAIAGLAEFRIPKEFKGLFRFQEESVKLAARHITKRGGVIIGDVVGLGKTLVGTAIAKILQEDCLLETLIICPKNLVIMWQEYADRYRLLAKVLSISLVQQELPELRRYRVVLIDESHNLRNRDGKRYRAIQEYIKTNESKCILLSATPYNKSYLDLSSQLRLFVPEDENLGLRPEALLNELGGGSQGELEFIKRHQCSVRSLAAFEKSEHPDDWRDLMKRYMVRRTRSFIKDNYAVTDAETDRKYLEFPDRTRSYFPSRIPKTIKFSLDNSAASLSPQPDFQEIVAVINALNLPRYGLGNYIAKKPKPAPTEAEQRQLNALSRAGRRLMGFSRTNLFKRLESSGSAFIQSLERHILRNFVYLYAIDNQLNIPIGTQDADLLDIRNIDEDADSVIANSFETEEIDDEAGETLDIEAQLLLSEKAFKQRAEVVYQEYQNRYQRRFKWLRTHLFDTKKLKRDLLADASSVMQILQKCGNWHSQPDEKLAALVKLIAETHPDEKVLIFTQFADTVRYITDNLKALNITRVAAVTGQTKDPTELTLRFSPGSSGKRHTISPDRELRILIATDILSEGHNLQDCGIIVNYDLPWAIIRLIQRAGRVDRIGQQAEQILCYSFLPAEGVEKIINLRERLRRRLQENAEVVGTDESFFEDDAPQVILDIYNEKSGILDGEEDAEVDLTSEAFQIWKNATDNNPTLKKTIESMPNVVYSTRAHTPAPMQPEGVLLYMKTAEGNDSLVWVDRNGNSVTQSQLAILRIAACDESTPAIPRDKQHHELVKKGAELIAEEEQSAGGQLGRPSGARFRTYDRLKKYAQQMQGTIFASEELVKAIDQIYGYPLRQSAIDTLNRQLKSGISDNQLAELVVSMRRDDRLCIVSEDDEKREPMIICSLGLFEGTES; from the coding sequence ATGCCACGCATCTTTGACAACATCGAACTTCCCCTACTTCCCGCACTCCGAGAAACCATCAAACTCTCCTATCGAGCAGATTTTTGCGTTGGCTATTTTAACCTCAGAGGATGGCGGAAAATTAGCGAATCAATCCAAGCATATATGGGAAATCAAGGAGCGTGCTGCCGCCTTTTAGTCGGAATGCAAAGATTGCCCTCCGATGAATTAAATGCTAGTTTTAGCCTCCGTTCTCATCACAGCGGAATTGACAATAGTGAAATTAATCTGCTCAAAAAGCGAATAGCAGAAGAATTTCGGCAACAGTTGACAATCGGCGCTCCCAACGATGCAGACGAGAAGGGTTTGCAACAATTGAGCTATCAAATTAAAAGCGGAAAAGTCATTGTCAAATTATTCTTAGCTTATCCCCTACACGCTAAACTCTATCTCGTCCACCGTCACGATCCAAACAGTCCGATTGTGGGATTTTTGGGTAGCAGCAATCTAACTTTATCGGGACTTTCCAAACAAGGCGAATTGAATATTGATATTTTAGATAATGATGCTTGTAATAAATTGCAAAAATGGTTTGATAACCGCTGGGAAGAATACGGCTGCATTGATATTTCCAAAGAACTCGCAGAAATTATCGATCGCAGTTGGGCGAGAACCGAAACAATTCCACCCTACCACATTTACCTCAACATAGTCTATCACCTATCCCGCGAAGCCATTGCCGGTCTGGCAGAATTTCGCATCCCCAAGGAATTTAAGGGCTTATTTAGGTTTCAAGAAGAATCTGTAAAGTTGGCCGCCCGTCACATCACCAAACGAGGTGGCGTAATTATTGGCGACGTTGTGGGTTTGGGAAAAACTTTAGTAGGTACTGCAATAGCTAAAATCTTACAAGAAGATTGTCTGCTGGAAACCCTGATTATTTGTCCGAAAAACTTAGTAATAATGTGGCAGGAATATGCAGACAGATATCGCTTACTTGCCAAGGTTTTATCCATCAGCCTGGTGCAACAAGAATTACCTGAATTGCGTCGCTATCGAGTTGTATTGATTGATGAAAGTCACAACCTCAGAAACCGAGACGGGAAGCGTTATCGAGCCATTCAGGAATATATTAAAACCAACGAAAGTAAATGTATTCTACTTTCGGCAACTCCTTACAACAAAAGCTATTTAGATTTATCATCCCAGTTGCGGTTGTTTGTTCCAGAAGACGAAAATTTAGGATTGCGGCCCGAAGCTTTGCTGAATGAATTGGGTGGTGGGAGTCAAGGAGAATTGGAATTTATCAAACGCCATCAATGTTCGGTGCGCTCTTTAGCAGCCTTTGAAAAAAGCGAACATCCCGATGATTGGCGAGACTTGATGAAGCGCTATATGGTGAGACGAACTCGCTCGTTTATTAAAGATAATTATGCCGTAACTGATGCAGAAACCGATCGCAAATATCTAGAGTTTCCAGATCGCACTCGCTCCTATTTTCCCAGCCGCATCCCAAAAACCATCAAGTTTAGCTTAGACAACTCCGCAGCCAGCTTGTCGCCCCAGCCTGACTTTCAGGAAATTGTCGCAGTCATTAATGCCCTGAATCTGCCGCGTTACGGGCTGGGAAACTACATCGCCAAAAAGCCCAAACCAGCACCGACAGAAGCCGAACAGCGACAGTTAAATGCCCTTTCCCGCGCCGGCCGCCGCTTAATGGGTTTTTCGCGCACGAACTTGTTTAAACGGCTGGAAAGCAGCGGTAGTGCGTTTATTCAGTCACTTGAGCGACATATCTTGCGGAATTTTGTGTACTTATATGCGATCGACAATCAGTTAAATATCCCGATCGGCACCCAGGATGCAGACTTGCTAGATATTCGTAACATCGATGAAGATGCAGATTCTGTGATTGCTAACAGTTTTGAGACCGAAGAAATCGACGACGAGGCAGGCGAAACCTTAGATATCGAAGCCCAATTGCTATTAAGCGAAAAAGCTTTCAAACAGCGAGCAGAAGTTGTCTACCAAGAATATCAAAATCGTTACCAGCGCAGATTTAAATGGCTCAGAACCCACTTGTTCGACACCAAGAAGCTAAAACGGGATTTGCTAGCAGATGCTAGCTCTGTCATGCAAATTTTGCAAAAATGTGGCAACTGGCACTCTCAACCAGATGAAAAATTAGCAGCTTTAGTTAAATTGATCGCAGAAACTCATCCCGATGAAAAAGTATTAATCTTCACTCAATTTGCCGATACAGTGCGGTACATAACCGATAACTTGAAAGCCTTAAATATTACCAGAGTTGCTGCGGTGACAGGTCAAACAAAAGACCCCACAGAACTTACATTGAGGTTTAGCCCTGGTAGCAGCGGTAAGCGGCATACAATCTCGCCCGATCGAGAATTACGGATCTTAATTGCTACGGATATTCTCAGTGAAGGTCATAATTTGCAAGACTGCGGCATCATTGTTAATTATGACTTACCTTGGGCAATTATTCGGTTAATTCAGCGGGCGGGAAGAGTCGATCGCATCGGACAACAAGCTGAGCAAATTTTGTGTTATTCATTTTTGCCTGCGGAGGGAGTAGAAAAGATTATTAATCTGCGGGAAAGACTGCGGCGCCGATTGCAAGAAAATGCCGAAGTTGTGGGAACCGATGAATCATTTTTTGAAGATGATGCACCTCAAGTTATACTCGACATTTATAATGAAAAATCTGGCATCTTAGACGGAGAAGAAGATGCCGAAGTTGATTTGACTTCCGAAGCTTTTCAAATTTGGAAAAATGCGACTGACAACAATCCAACTTTGAAAAAAACCATTGAATCAATGCCGAATGTAGTTTATTCAACTCGCGCCCACACTCCCGCACCGATGCAGCCAGAAGGCGTTTTATTGTACATGAAAACAGCCGAGGGAAATGATTCGTTAGTTTGGGTCGATCGCAATGGAAATAGTGTCACTCAGTCGCAACTCGCCATCTTGAGAATTGCAGCTTGCGATGAATCTACGCCAGCCATTCCTAGAGATAAACAACATCACGAATTAGTCAAAAAAGGGGCAGAATTAATCGCAGAAGAAGAACAAAGTGCTGGCGGACAATTGGGGCGGCCTTCCGGTGCTCGGTTCCGAACTTACGATCGCCTAAAAAAATATGCACAGCAAATGCAGGGTACAATATTTGCATCAGAGGAATTGGTAAAGGCGATCGACCAAATCTACGGCTATCCCCTGCGCCAGTCAGCCATTGACACATTAAACCGACAGCTAAAAAGCGGTATTAGCGACAACCAGTTGGCAGAATTAGTCGTAAGTATGCGCCGCGATGACCGTTTGTGCATCGTCAGCGAAGACGACGAAAAACGCGAACCGATGATTATTTGTTCCTTAGGTTTGTTCGAGGGAACAGAAAGCTAG
- a CDS encoding four helix bundle protein, which produces MSHREQYIWQRGIYLCQLCYELTKSFHQSELYGLTSQIRRASVSVPANIAEGYGRVSTKEYIRYLQIALGSLRELDTHLVISEKVGLGKHEQISPVVKEVDEVTRLIVSTINKLKPE; this is translated from the coding sequence ATGAGCCATAGAGAACAATACATCTGGCAGCGGGGTATTTATCTTTGTCAACTTTGCTACGAATTAACCAAATCTTTTCATCAATCTGAACTATATGGTCTTACCAGTCAAATTCGCCGTGCATCTGTATCAGTACCAGCTAATATTGCTGAGGGATATGGACGTGTGAGCACGAAAGAGTATATTCGATATTTACAAATAGCCCTCGGTTCGCTGAGAGAACTGGATACTCATTTAGTGATTTCGGAAAAAGTGGGGTTAGGAAAACACGAGCAAATATCACCTGTTGTCAAAGAAGTAGATGAAGTCACACGACTAATTGTCAGCACTATCAATAAACTGAAACCAGAATAA
- the dnaK gene encoding molecular chaperone DnaK codes for MGKVVGIDLGTTNSVVAVMEGGKPVVIANAEGMRTTPSVVAFTKEGERLVGQMARRQNVLNPQNTFYAVKRYIGRKYTELTSEAKRVPYTTRRDDNGNIKIKCPRLKKDFAPEEISAMVLRKLADEASRYLGQEVTGAVITVPAYFNDSQRQATRDAGRIAGLDVKRILNEPTAASLAYGLERRESQTILVFDLGGGTFDVSILDVGDGVFEVKATSGDTQLGGNDFDQKIVDWLAEQFIEKEGVDLRKNRQALQRLIEASEKAKIELSGVGVTEINLPFIDANEDGPLHLETRLTRGQFEGLCTDLVQRLRRPVKQALADANMSPSRIDEVVLVGGSTRIPLVQQIVRSLIDREPNQNVNPDEVVAVGAAIQAGILGGDVRDVLLLDVTPLSLGLETIGGVMKKLIPRNTTIPVRRSDIFSTAENNQTVVEVHIIQGERELGRDNKSLGRFKLNGIPPAPRGIPQVQVAFDIDANGMLLVTALDKTTGREQSITVQGASTLSQQEVNQMIRDAEQFAQADKLQRERVEKRNRAEALAYQAERQLREVALDRGMQFAQRSRQRIETLIRELRDSLERNDERGVDQVGSDLQDALYDLNREVSAFADDDDDDDFFESVKRTFTGDSTKRRTDDNNYYQNAKPYRRSTVDPMPDRPYDRQGERMGDRDRSYDRSYDRTPDRTPDRRTSNNRPTRPYQNQSDDWDDDDDWL; via the coding sequence ATGGGAAAAGTAGTTGGCATTGACCTCGGAACGACAAACTCAGTAGTAGCCGTCATGGAAGGGGGCAAACCGGTTGTGATTGCCAACGCAGAAGGGATGCGGACAACTCCTTCGGTGGTTGCTTTCACCAAGGAAGGAGAACGCCTTGTCGGACAAATGGCCAGACGGCAAAATGTTCTGAACCCCCAAAACACCTTTTACGCCGTCAAGCGGTACATCGGACGCAAATATACCGAACTGACTTCAGAAGCAAAGCGCGTCCCTTACACAACTCGCCGCGACGACAACGGAAACATCAAAATTAAATGCCCTCGCCTGAAAAAAGATTTCGCCCCAGAGGAAATTTCGGCGATGGTGTTGCGGAAGTTGGCCGATGAAGCCAGCCGCTATCTGGGACAAGAAGTGACGGGGGCTGTGATCACTGTTCCGGCTTATTTTAACGACTCGCAGCGACAGGCGACGCGGGATGCTGGCAGAATTGCCGGACTTGATGTAAAGCGGATTTTAAATGAGCCGACTGCGGCTTCTTTGGCCTACGGTTTGGAACGGCGAGAAAGTCAAACTATTTTAGTTTTTGATTTGGGCGGCGGTACTTTTGATGTATCTATTTTAGACGTTGGAGATGGAGTATTTGAAGTTAAGGCAACTAGCGGCGATACTCAATTGGGAGGCAATGATTTTGACCAGAAAATTGTTGATTGGTTAGCCGAACAATTCATAGAAAAAGAAGGCGTGGATTTACGCAAAAATCGCCAAGCTTTGCAGCGATTGATTGAAGCTTCTGAAAAAGCAAAAATAGAGCTATCGGGAGTCGGTGTCACTGAGATTAATTTGCCGTTTATTGATGCAAATGAAGATGGGCCTTTGCATTTGGAGACGCGGCTGACTCGCGGTCAATTTGAGGGGCTGTGTACCGATTTGGTGCAGCGGCTGCGCCGTCCGGTGAAACAAGCTTTGGCTGATGCCAATATGAGTCCTTCTCGAATTGATGAAGTTGTGTTGGTGGGTGGTTCGACTCGGATTCCTTTGGTACAGCAAATTGTTCGCAGTTTGATCGATCGCGAGCCGAATCAAAATGTGAATCCTGATGAGGTTGTGGCGGTGGGTGCTGCTATTCAGGCGGGGATTTTGGGCGGGGATGTCCGCGATGTGCTGTTGTTGGATGTGACGCCGCTCTCGCTGGGCTTGGAAACGATCGGCGGGGTGATGAAAAAACTGATTCCTCGCAATACTACTATTCCAGTTAGGCGATCGGACATTTTTTCGACTGCGGAAAACAACCAAACTGTGGTAGAAGTTCACATCATCCAAGGAGAACGGGAATTAGGCAGAGATAATAAGTCTTTGGGACGGTTTAAATTAAATGGAATTCCGCCAGCACCGCGAGGGATTCCGCAGGTACAGGTAGCTTTTGATATTGATGCTAACGGGATGCTGTTGGTGACTGCTTTGGATAAAACTACTGGTAGGGAACAAAGCATTACTGTGCAAGGTGCTTCGACTCTGAGCCAGCAGGAAGTCAATCAAATGATTCGCGATGCGGAACAGTTTGCTCAAGCTGATAAGTTGCAGCGAGAAAGGGTGGAAAAACGCAATCGCGCTGAGGCTTTGGCTTATCAGGCCGAGCGGCAGTTGCGGGAGGTGGCGCTCGATCGCGGAATGCAGTTTGCTCAAAGAAGCCGCCAGCGGATTGAAACGTTAATTCGGGAATTGCGAGACAGTTTGGAGCGCAACGACGAGCGCGGAGTCGATCAAGTTGGCTCGGATTTACAGGATGCTCTTTATGATTTGAACCGCGAAGTTTCTGCTTTTGCTGATGATGACGATGATGATGATTTCTTTGAGTCTGTGAAGCGGACTTTTACGGGCGATAGCACAAAGCGGCGCACCGATGATAATAATTATTATCAAAATGCTAAGCCGTACAGGCGATCGACTGTCGATCCAATGCCCGATCGCCCCTACGATCGTCAGGGTGAACGTATGGGCGATCGCGATCGATCCTACGATCGATCTTACGATCGCACACCCGATCGCACGCCCGATCGCAGAACCAGCAATAACCGCCCGACTCGCCCCTATCAAAATCAAAGCGACGACTGGGATGATGACGACGATTGGCTGTAA
- a CDS encoding dynamin family protein — protein sequence MPPQCKNLQEQVDSLLQLLRQESSLRQQDITAVQASLKKAISPEFEIVFAGAFSAGKSMLINALLERELLYSAEGHATGTECYIAYAEAPEKERVVLTFLSEVEIRQQAYALCEQLNLTTEIDINLTDVVKILAQGCSIIIEKEGGENKSERAKQAKALTLLLEGFAANRDRIQTVENATYSMEQFNFSNLKEAASYARRGSNSAVLKRVEYYCYHPLLQDGNIIIDTPGIDAPVKQDAELTYDKIESPDTSAVVCVLKAASSGEMTTEETELMEKTRSNPGIRDRLFYIFNRIDETWYNAQLRQRLENLINSDFRDTARVYKTSGLLGFYGSLIKKETTGRDRFGLDSIFVVNRDRIDADTKAVNRSENSEETPQFVNEFNRYCANSGKLSPSKFRISVNSYETPSENYVRILAEQGQPLIQQLIQDSGIEDFRTAITDYLTKEKRPQLFRNLADDLEDLCIQLRKQYQTIQRNLDSQPREIEAMKAQELLRLNQELQQVGQEFREHIAKEVNDMIMNRCDIFDTDFRQLQSRMIRRLDELLDGFSVEAAYGRTLIAHPRNATAPLIAVLVEALYYLANQLEDILIEATKSLVDNYFQYLKDSVRKSEYYRLLYRLLGNDGGIEQQLEELSQRVSRALVNAAGVECDRYVRESPRFYDEGTFSIYQFRETLQQTSQGFDCENMVDAQPAIRQLLRLDFEPKVSRTIRQTFRQTVNQTLKEHLLPMAEQQADDILQKYSQARDYLEQTLAQEAEEKIAKNLRLQAENEGKIQEYDRAVSGINSCLQAMKLHEHLLPVIGENSSVVVDCE from the coding sequence ATGCCCCCTCAATGCAAAAATCTCCAAGAGCAAGTTGATTCTCTACTACAACTGCTGCGTCAGGAATCGTCTTTGCGACAACAAGATATCACGGCGGTACAAGCTTCTCTAAAAAAGGCAATTTCTCCAGAATTTGAGATTGTATTTGCAGGTGCTTTTAGTGCGGGAAAATCGATGTTGATTAATGCTTTGCTGGAGCGAGAATTGCTCTACAGTGCAGAAGGACACGCCACTGGTACTGAGTGTTATATCGCCTACGCTGAAGCGCCTGAAAAAGAGCGTGTTGTCCTCACTTTTTTGAGTGAAGTTGAGATTCGCCAGCAAGCTTATGCTCTTTGCGAGCAGTTGAATTTAACAACTGAAATTGACATTAATCTCACAGATGTAGTCAAAATTTTAGCTCAGGGATGCAGCATAATTATTGAAAAGGAAGGTGGAGAAAACAAATCGGAACGAGCTAAACAAGCGAAGGCTTTGACTCTGCTTTTAGAAGGATTTGCAGCAAATCGCGATCGCATTCAAACTGTCGAAAACGCTACTTATTCGATGGAACAGTTTAATTTTTCCAATCTCAAGGAAGCTGCTAGTTATGCGCGGCGCGGTAGCAATAGTGCTGTACTCAAGCGAGTTGAATATTATTGTTACCATCCGCTGCTACAAGATGGCAATATTATTATCGATACGCCGGGAATTGACGCGCCTGTCAAACAAGATGCGGAATTGACCTATGATAAGATTGAAAGCCCTGATACTTCGGCGGTTGTCTGCGTGTTGAAGGCTGCGTCGTCTGGGGAAATGACGACGGAAGAGACGGAGTTGATGGAGAAAACGCGATCGAATCCCGGAATTCGCGATCGCCTGTTTTACATTTTCAACCGCATTGACGAAACTTGGTACAACGCGCAACTGCGACAGCGCCTAGAAAATCTGATTAATTCCGACTTTCGCGACACCGCCAGAGTGTACAAAACCAGCGGATTGTTGGGATTTTACGGGAGTTTGATTAAAAAAGAAACTACCGGGCGCGATCGTTTTGGTTTGGATAGCATATTTGTCGTGAATCGCGATCGGATTGATGCAGACACGAAGGCGGTTAATCGCAGCGAAAATAGTGAAGAAACACCGCAATTTGTCAACGAATTTAACCGCTACTGTGCGAATTCCGGTAAACTATCTCCCAGCAAATTTCGGATTTCAGTTAACAGCTACGAAACGCCCAGCGAAAATTATGTGCGGATTCTGGCGGAACAAGGTCAACCATTAATCCAGCAATTAATTCAAGATAGCGGTATCGAAGATTTCCGCACAGCCATCACTGATTATCTCACAAAAGAAAAGCGCCCGCAACTGTTCAGAAATCTCGCTGACGATTTAGAGGATTTGTGCATTCAACTGCGGAAACAATACCAAACAATCCAGCGGAATTTGGACAGCCAGCCGCGCGAAATTGAAGCGATGAAAGCCCAAGAACTTTTGCGGCTAAATCAAGAATTGCAACAAGTCGGACAGGAATTTCGTGAACATATCGCCAAAGAAGTCAATGATATGATTATGAACCGATGCGATATTTTCGATACAGATTTTCGCCAACTCCAATCTCGAATGATTCGCCGTTTGGATGAATTGCTAGATGGTTTTTCGGTTGAGGCGGCTTACGGACGCACTTTGATCGCTCATCCGCGCAATGCTACAGCACCTTTAATCGCGGTTTTAGTGGAAGCGCTTTATTATTTAGCGAATCAGTTGGAAGATATTTTAATAGAGGCTACTAAGTCACTGGTTGATAATTATTTCCAGTATTTGAAAGACAGTGTTCGCAAATCGGAATACTATCGATTGCTTTATCGGTTGTTGGGGAATGATGGCGGAATTGAACAGCAATTGGAGGAGTTATCGCAGCGGGTTTCTCGTGCTTTGGTGAATGCAGCGGGCGTGGAGTGCGATCGCTACGTGCGAGAAAGTCCGCGTTTTTACGATGAAGGCACGTTTTCGATTTACCAATTCCGGGAAACATTGCAGCAAACATCCCAAGGTTTTGACTGCGAAAATATGGTAGACGCGCAACCAGCAATTCGGCAATTGTTGAGGCTAGATTTTGAGCCTAAAGTATCTCGAACTATTCGGCAAACTTTCCGCCAAACTGTGAATCAAACGCTGAAAGAGCATTTGTTACCGATGGCGGAACAGCAAGCTGATGATATTTTGCAGAAATACAGTCAAGCTCGCGATTATTTGGAGCAAACTTTAGCACAGGAAGCTGAGGAGAAGATTGCTAAGAATTTGCGATTGCAAGCTGAGAATGAAGGCAAGATTCAAGAGTACGATCGGGCAGTTTCTGGGATTAATAGTTGTTTGCAGGCGATGAAGTTGCACGAGCATTTGTTGCCTGTAATTGGAGAGAATAGTAGTGTTGTTGTGGATTGTGAATGA